Sequence from the Actinocatenispora sera genome:
GGCTGGATCAGCGCCGGATCGTACGGGTCGAGGCGCAGCCGGCCGTTGTCGATCTCCTTGGCCAGGTCCCGGTCGGACAACAGCATTCGCGCAGCGTACCGACAGCGCCCGGACAACGCCCCACCCGGCCCCGTGCGCGGCAGAACCTACAACAGATGTTTTGAAACAACTGTTGTAGGTGTAGGGTCGGCGCCATGGACGAGCAGGACATCCGCCTCGACACCGCGACCCTGCGGGTGCTGGCCCACCCGCTCCGGCTGACCGTGCTCAACCTGCTCCGCGAGCGCGGGCCGGCCACCGCCACCCGCGTCGCCGCCGCGCTGGCCATCAACCCCGGCGCGGCCAGCTACCACCTGCGCCGGCTCGCCGCCGGCGGGCTGATCGTCGAGGACGAGGACCTCGGCAGCGGGCGGGACCGCTGGTGGAAGGCGGCGCACCGGCAGTCGATCCACGACCCGTCGGCCGGGCCGGCGGACCACCGGGCGGCCGGCCGGGCGTACACGCACGCCCTGGTGCTGGCCCGGATCGAGCAGCTGCGCCGGGCCGCGCAGGAGGTCCCGCTGCTGCCCCGGGAATGGGCCGACGTCAGCACGTACGGAGACTTCACGCTGACGCTCACCCCGTCCGAGGTGGCGCGGCTGCGCGCCGAGCTGTTCGACGTGATCCGCCGGTACCGGGACGAGCCCGCCGCCGACGCCGCGGCCGGCGTGCCGGTGTCGGTGCAGGTTCAGGCGTTCCCGGTGCCCGGCACGATCCCACTCGAACCGCCGCCGGACGTCACGGTGCCGCACGATCCGAGGCCGCACGATCCGGGGCCACTCCAACCCGCGCCGGACGATGCGGAGCCCCTCGAACCGGGGCCGCACGATCCGAGGCCGCTCGAACCGGGGCCGCACGATCCGAGGCCGCTCGAGCCGGGGCGGCACGAGCCGGAGCCGCCCGAAGCGGAGCCGCCCGAAGCGGGGCCGCGCGAGCCGGGGCCGCGCGAGCCGGCGCCACGCGAACCGGGGCCGGCATGAGCGGGGCCGTGGCGCGCGGGCGTTCCCGCGAGGGCGACACCGCCGCAACCGCGGTCGTCCGGCCGGCACACCGCGACCCGAACGTGCTGCGCTGGCTCACCGCGTACACCGCGTCGGTGACCGGGGACCTGGTCTACTTCCTCGCGCTGTCCTGGGCCGCCACCCGCATCGCCGGCCCCTCGTACGTCGGGCTGGTCGTCGCGTGCGGCGCGGTGCCACGGGCAGTACTGATGCTCGCCGGTGGCGTGGTCGCCGACCGGTTCGGGCCGCGCCGGATCGCGGTGGCCAGCGACACCACCCGCTGCGTCGTGATCGGCGCGGTCGCCGTCACGATCCTGCTGACCTCGCCCGGCCTCGGCCTGCTGATCGCCGCCGCGGTGGTCTTCGGCGTGGTGGACGCGCTGTTCATGCCGGCCGTCGGCGCGTTCCCGCCGCGGATCACCACGTCCGGTCAGCTCGCCCGGCTGCAGGGCATGCGCGGGTTGTCGATCCGGCTCAGCAACGCGGTCGGCCCGATGCTGGCCGGCGTCGTCCTCGCGACCGGCAGCTCACCGGCGGCCTTCGGCGCGGCCAGCGCCCTGTTCGCGGTCTCGCTGCTCCTGCTGCTTCGGGTGCGCACCACCCCGGCGCCGGCCGCCACCCGGGTACCGGCCTGGCGCGGGCTCGGCGAGGGCCTGCGCTACCTGCGCGGGCACCGGGTGCTGGCTCCGCTGGTCGTGGTCGTCGGCCTGAGCGAGATGTGCTTCAGCGGCCCGGTCGGTCTCGGCCTGGTACTGCTCGCCGACGAGCACGGGTGGGGCGCCACCGGGATGGGCTGGATCGCCAGCGCGTTCAGCGTCGGCGGCGCCGCGGCCGCGCTGCTGGTCGCGGCGCGCCGCCGGATTCCGCGGGCCGGCCTGGTCTCCGCCGGCGCGCTGCTCGCCACCGCCGCCGGTACCGCCGGGATCGGATTCGCGCCGAGCCTGCCGCTGGCCGTACTGCTGGGCGGGTCGATGGGGTTGACCAGCGGCGTCACCAGCACACTGACCGGCGCGCTGGTGCAGACCGAGGCTGATCCCGGCTACCTCGGCCGGATCACCGCGGTCACCACGCTCGGCACCCTGGGGCTCGCGCCGATCCTGTTCCCCGCCGTCGGCCTCACCGTCGCCGCCTGGGGCTCGGCCGCGTTCTTCACCGGCTGCGCCGCGATCTGCCTGATCGCCGCCGCGGTCGGCCTCGCCGCCCGTGCGCTCCGGCGGGCCGAACTGCACCCCGCCGGTACGTCCGGGTAGCCGCCGGTCTACCGAATCAGCGAACTGCCGGGCTGGCAAGCTTCCGGCCTGACGGACTGCCGACCTGACGGACTGCCGGGCTGGCAAGCTTCCGGCCTGACGGACTGCCGACCTGACGGACTGCCGGGCTGACGGACTGCCGGGCTGGCGGGCTGCCGGCTGGCGAGCTGCCGGGCCGGCGGGCTCCCGGCCTGGCGGACTGCCGGCTTGACGGGCTGCCGGGGTCACGGGCTGCGGGCTGCGGGCTGCGGGCTGCGGGCTGCGGGCTGCGGGCTGCGGGCTGCGGGCTGCGGGCTGGTGCGAACGCGCAGCGCGGGTCGGCCGGTTCGGTAGGCTGCGCCGCCATGGAAGCATCGACGTCCTTCATCCATCACGTCGGCGTGTTCGCGTCGGACTTCGAGGCGAGCGAACGGTTCTACACCGCCGCGCTGGAGACGCTCGGCATCGTCGCCGGCTACCGGACCGAGACGGTGGCCGAGTACTGGCATCCCGAGCGGGACACCCCGTCGCTGTCGCTGGAGACCGCGGAGAAAGCGCGGGACGCCACCCGCGGGATGCACCTCGCGTTCGCCGCGGACGGCCGGGACGCGGTCGACGTCTTCCATGCGGTCGCGGTGTCGGCCGGAGGTACGTCGCGACACGCTCCCCGCTTCTGGAACGAGTACCGCGCCTACTGCGCGTTCGTCAGCGACCCCGACGGAAACAACATCGAGGCGGTACACAAGGAGAACGGCTAGCCACACGACCCAGCCACGGACCCGCCGACCCGGCGCAGGCATCGACCGGGACGGCGTGGGACCAGCCAAGGCTCGCAGTGGGGCGTCGGCGCACCGGCCACGAGTCGCGGAGCCGGCCGAGGCGGACGTGGAACCTGGGCGGCGCGGAACCGGGCCGGGCCGGCGCGACAGACAGACGACGCCGGACCCGTGGCGGGCTCGGCGCGCGAACGAGCAGCCCGCGCCGAGCGGAACGACGAGTCAGCCGACGCGGCGAACGCCGTCGCCGCGCCGGCCACGGGTCGCGGAACCGCCCGGGCCGCGCGGAGCCGGGCCGGCCGGGCGGCAGACAGACGACGCCGGACGCGTGGCGGGCTCGGCGCGCACGAGCTGTTGCGCTGAGCGGGTGACGGATCAGCCGACCCGGCGGAGGGCGTCGGGGGTGAGGTCGGCGAGCGTCGGGTAGCCGTCGACCGCCATGATCAGGTCCAGTTCGGCGAGCAGTGAGCGCAGCACGTGCACCGCACCGGCGGTGCCGCGCAAGGCCAGCCCGTACGCGTAGGGCCGGCCGATGCCGACGGCCGTGGCGCCGAACGCGAGCGCCTTCGCGATGTCCGCGCCGGACCTGACGCCCGAGTCGAACAGCACCGGCCGGCCGTCGCTGGCGGCGACGATCTCCGGCAGTACGTCCAGGGTCGGCAGCCCGCCGTTCGCCTGCCGCCCACCGTGGTTGGAGCAGTAGATGGCGTCGACGCCGCCGTCCAGCGCGCGGCGCGCGTCGTCCGGGTGGCAGATGCCCTTGACCACCAGCGGCAGCGTGGTGAGCGACCGCAGCCACGGCAGGTCGTCCCAGGTCAGCGGGTTGCCGAACAGCTGCACCCACTTCAGCACGGTGGCGCGCGGATCCTGCTCCGGCGGCTGGCCGAGCAGCCGGCGGAACACCGGGTCGGACGTGTAGTTGGTCAGGCACTTCCCGCGCAGCTGCGGGAAGTTGCCGCTCGCCAGGTCACGGGGTCGCCAGCCGGTGATCCAGGTGTCGAGCGTGACGACGATCCCCTTGTACCCGGCGGCCTCGGCCCGGCTCACCAGGCTCGCCGCGAGGTCCCGGTCGGTCGGCGTGTACAGCTGGAACAGCCCCGGCGTCGGGCCGAGCGCACCGGCGACGTCCTCCAGCGGGTCCTCGCTCAGCGTCGACGCGACCATCGGTACGCCGGTCTGCGCCGCGGCCCGCGCCGTCGCCAGGTCACCGTGCCCGTCCTGGCTGCACAGGCCGAGCAGGCCGATCGGGGCCAGGAACACCGGCGCCGGCAGGTCCAGGTCGAACAGCCGTACCGACAGGTCGCGCTGCGCGGCGCCGACGAACATCCGCGGTACCAGCCCCCACCGCTCGAACGCGGCGACGTTGGCACGCTGGGTGTGCTCGTCACCGGCGCCGCCCGCCACGTACGACCAGACCGACGGCGGCAACGCCTGCTCGGCCCGCGCCGCCAGCTCGGCGTACGCCATCGGCAGGTCGGGCAGGGTGCCGAACAACGCCTGGAAGTAGAGCTCGTTCTGGTAGTCGCCGAATGCGGGCATCGCGGTCTCCTCCTCGTCGCACTCGTCGCAGCGAGACTCTGCCATCTCGGCGCGCGGACCGCCGCCCGGCCGCTCGATCCGTACCGCCACGGGTCGCGCCGCAAATCCTCCTCGAAGGCTGCTCGGCGTCCCTCCCCGAAGCCTGCTCGGCGGCCGGCCAGCGCCGGCCCGGGAGCCGTTGCACCACGCGTCCCGCGGGTGCCGCCGACCAGGCGGGGGTGGTGCTCCGGCCGCCTCGCACCGCCCGATCGGGGGCCAAAACAGTGGTTGTTCGAACATATGTTCGATAGACTAGGACCCATGGTCACCTGGGCAGAGTTCGCCGAAGCGGCACCCGAGCTGGCCGAGGCCATCCGTGACCTCGTGCACCAGTTCGGGCAGGGCTTCGGCTTCCTCGCCACGGTCCGCCGCGACGGCGGCCCGCGGGTCCATCCGGTCAGCCCGGTGATCACCGATGACGGGCTGTTCTGCTTCCTGATCGACTCGCCGAAGCGGCTCGACCTGGAGCGCGACGGGCGCTATGCGCTGCACTCGTTCCCGGCCGACGACCGCGACGACGAGGCATATCTGGCCGGCCACGCGATCCCGGTGCGGGACCGCGGTCGACTGGCCCGGCTCGCCCAGCTCGGCCGTGCCGCCGGCACGGTCGACTGGCACCTGTTCGAGTTCCTCATCGATGCCGCGATGGTCGGTCGCCGCGACCGCCCAGCCGTCACGCCCGGTCGCCCGGGCGCCGGCTCCGCCCACATCACCGTCTGGCGCGCACCCAACGACCCGACCGCATCGGGCAGCCCAACTGCGCCGTGCAGCCCAACCGGGCTCGACCGCACCACCGCGCCAGGCGCACCGTTCACGATCATGGAGGCTCCGTGACCAGCTTCGCCGCATCCGCAACCGGCGCCGGCATCACCCTGGTCGGCGAGATCGTCGACCTCGACTCCCGCAACGGATCCGATCTGTCCCGCATGTCGGTCCGCTGGCTCGGCGTCACCGTCGGCCCGACCGGCGCGTACCGCACGGTCCGCTCCGACCCGAGCTCCGCTGGCGACGACCCCCGTGCCGGTGCGCCGACGGCCGACAGCGCCGGCCACCCGACGTCCGCTCCATCCCCCGGTGCCGCGGCCCGCGATACCGCAGCCGGTGGCGTCGCACCCGCCGCGGCCGCGGCGAGCGGTGCCGCGCCCGGCGCGGCCGCGGCGAGCGGTGCCGCGCCCGGCGCTG
This genomic interval carries:
- a CDS encoding ArsR/SmtB family transcription factor, with translation MDEQDIRLDTATLRVLAHPLRLTVLNLLRERGPATATRVAAALAINPGAASYHLRRLAAGGLIVEDEDLGSGRDRWWKAAHRQSIHDPSAGPADHRAAGRAYTHALVLARIEQLRRAAQEVPLLPREWADVSTYGDFTLTLTPSEVARLRAELFDVIRRYRDEPAADAAAGVPVSVQVQAFPVPGTIPLEPPPDVTVPHDPRPHDPGPLQPAPDDAEPLEPGPHDPRPLEPGPHDPRPLEPGRHEPEPPEAEPPEAGPREPGPREPAPREPGPA
- a CDS encoding MFS transporter, which encodes MSGAVARGRSREGDTAATAVVRPAHRDPNVLRWLTAYTASVTGDLVYFLALSWAATRIAGPSYVGLVVACGAVPRAVLMLAGGVVADRFGPRRIAVASDTTRCVVIGAVAVTILLTSPGLGLLIAAAVVFGVVDALFMPAVGAFPPRITTSGQLARLQGMRGLSIRLSNAVGPMLAGVVLATGSSPAAFGAASALFAVSLLLLLRVRTTPAPAATRVPAWRGLGEGLRYLRGHRVLAPLVVVVGLSEMCFSGPVGLGLVLLADEHGWGATGMGWIASAFSVGGAAAALLVAARRRIPRAGLVSAGALLATAAGTAGIGFAPSLPLAVLLGGSMGLTSGVTSTLTGALVQTEADPGYLGRITAVTTLGTLGLAPILFPAVGLTVAAWGSAAFFTGCAAICLIAAAVGLAARALRRAELHPAGTSG
- a CDS encoding VOC family protein, with the protein product MEASTSFIHHVGVFASDFEASERFYTAALETLGIVAGYRTETVAEYWHPERDTPSLSLETAEKARDATRGMHLAFAADGRDAVDVFHAVAVSAGGTSRHAPRFWNEYRAYCAFVSDPDGNNIEAVHKENG
- a CDS encoding alpha-hydroxy-acid oxidizing protein, with protein sequence MAVRIERPGGGPRAEMAESRCDECDEEETAMPAFGDYQNELYFQALFGTLPDLPMAYAELAARAEQALPPSVWSYVAGGAGDEHTQRANVAAFERWGLVPRMFVGAAQRDLSVRLFDLDLPAPVFLAPIGLLGLCSQDGHGDLATARAAAQTGVPMVASTLSEDPLEDVAGALGPTPGLFQLYTPTDRDLAASLVSRAEAAGYKGIVVTLDTWITGWRPRDLASGNFPQLRGKCLTNYTSDPVFRRLLGQPPEQDPRATVLKWVQLFGNPLTWDDLPWLRSLTTLPLVVKGICHPDDARRALDGGVDAIYCSNHGGRQANGGLPTLDVLPEIVAASDGRPVLFDSGVRSGADIAKALAFGATAVGIGRPYAYGLALRGTAGAVHVLRSLLAELDLIMAVDGYPTLADLTPDALRRVG
- a CDS encoding pyridoxamine 5'-phosphate oxidase family protein, with the protein product MVTWAEFAEAAPELAEAIRDLVHQFGQGFGFLATVRRDGGPRVHPVSPVITDDGLFCFLIDSPKRLDLERDGRYALHSFPADDRDDEAYLAGHAIPVRDRGRLARLAQLGRAAGTVDWHLFEFLIDAAMVGRRDRPAVTPGRPGAGSAHITVWRAPNDPTASGSPTAPCSPTGLDRTTAPGAPFTIMEAP